One genomic segment of Alphaproteobacteria bacterium includes these proteins:
- a CDS encoding efflux RND transporter permease subunit — protein MIAAVIAWSARNIALTLLGALMATLAGLYAVSRVPLDALPDLSDTQVIVYAEYAGQAPQVVEDQITFPLTTAMLSVPRSRVVRGFSMFGVSFVYVIFEDGTDIYWARSRVLEYLNTAAQRLPRGVTPNLGPDATGVGWVYQYALVGDERDLAELRSLQDWSLRFAVAKADGVAEVAGVGGFVRQYAVVVDPNRLRFHALTLDAVREAVRASNMDVGGRTIELAETEFMIRGRGYLKGVGDLERIVLKVDRGTAVLLRDVARVELAPDERRGIAELNGQGEVVSGIALQRHGANTLDVIRSVKQRLAAMAASLPEGARIVPVYDRSDLIHRAVRTLLTTLAEESAVVALVCFVFLLHARSALVAIVTLPLGILIAFAAMHVIGVGSNIMSLGGIAIAIGAMVDAAIVMVENAHKRLERAGPGTSRVEVIVAAAQEVGPALFFSLLVITVSFLPIFALEAQEGRLFKPLAWTKTFAMAAAALLSVTLVPALMVLFVRGRIVAEARNPINRALIWLYRPVIAVVLRARLLTVALALVILASAVVPLKRIGTEFMPNLDEGTLLYMPTTLPGLSITKAADLLQIQNRIIKSFPEVESVWGKAGRAQTATDPAPVEMFETVINLKPRSQWRPGLTLDGLIAEMDGALQFPGVSNAWTMPIKARIDMLATGIRTPVGVKIFGRELNELEKVAREIEAALREVPGTSSAYAERVNSGYFVEITPDRERLARYGLSVEAVQRTIASAIGAEPVTTTVEGRERYAVVLRYPRDLRADPEAMAAQVMVSLANGAAVPLGEVARVERTQGPTTIRTEDGQLVVYLYVDIRDRDLGGYVREAQRVVADKVSLPRGVHLRWSGQFEYLERAAQRLTLVVPATLLVIFLLLYLNFRRMSDTLIVMLSLPFSLVGGLWLMDYMGFNLSVAAAVGFIALAGVAAETGVVMLIYLDHALKDARAQCVAEARAFTRVDLRAAIMEGAVERVRPKMMTVAAIMGGLVPVLWSTGVGSEVMQRIAVPMIGGMVSSTALTLVVIPVLFAMIHGRALRA, from the coding sequence ATGATCGCCGCGGTCATCGCCTGGTCGGCGCGCAACATCGCGCTCACCCTGCTGGGCGCGCTCATGGCGACGCTGGCCGGGCTCTACGCCGTCAGCCGCGTGCCGCTCGACGCGCTGCCCGACCTCTCCGACACCCAGGTCATCGTCTACGCCGAGTATGCCGGCCAGGCGCCGCAGGTGGTCGAGGACCAGATCACCTTCCCGCTGACCACGGCGATGCTGAGCGTGCCGCGCTCGCGCGTGGTGCGCGGCTTCTCGATGTTCGGCGTGTCGTTCGTCTACGTCATCTTCGAGGACGGCACCGACATCTACTGGGCGCGCAGCCGCGTGCTCGAATACCTTAACACCGCTGCCCAGCGCCTGCCGCGCGGCGTCACGCCCAATCTCGGGCCTGACGCCACCGGCGTCGGCTGGGTCTATCAGTACGCCCTGGTCGGCGACGAGCGCGACCTCGCCGAACTGCGCTCGCTGCAGGACTGGAGCCTGCGCTTCGCCGTCGCCAAGGCCGACGGCGTCGCCGAGGTGGCGGGCGTCGGCGGCTTCGTCCGGCAATACGCCGTGGTCGTCGATCCCAACCGGCTGCGCTTCCACGCGCTGACGCTGGACGCCGTGCGCGAGGCGGTGCGCGCCAGCAACATGGATGTCGGCGGCCGCACCATAGAGCTGGCCGAGACCGAGTTCATGATCCGCGGCCGCGGCTATCTCAAGGGCGTCGGCGATCTCGAGCGCATCGTGCTCAAGGTCGATCGCGGCACCGCCGTCCTGCTGCGCGACGTGGCGCGCGTCGAGCTGGCGCCCGACGAGCGGCGCGGCATCGCCGAGCTCAACGGCCAGGGCGAGGTGGTGAGCGGCATCGCCCTGCAGCGCCACGGCGCCAACACGCTCGACGTCATCCGCTCGGTGAAGCAGCGACTGGCGGCGATGGCCGCCAGCCTGCCCGAGGGCGCGCGCATCGTGCCGGTCTACGACCGCTCCGACCTGATCCACCGCGCCGTGCGCACGCTGCTGACGACGCTTGCCGAGGAGAGCGCCGTGGTGGCGCTGGTCTGCTTCGTCTTCCTGCTGCACGCGCGCAGCGCGCTGGTCGCCATCGTCACCCTGCCGCTGGGCATCCTGATCGCCTTCGCCGCCATGCACGTCATCGGCGTCGGCTCCAACATCATGAGCCTGGGCGGCATCGCCATCGCCATCGGCGCCATGGTCGACGCCGCCATCGTCATGGTCGAGAACGCGCACAAAAGGCTCGAACGCGCCGGGCCGGGCACCTCGCGCGTCGAGGTGATCGTCGCGGCGGCGCAGGAGGTCGGGCCGGCGCTGTTCTTCAGCCTGCTGGTGATCACCGTCTCGTTCCTGCCGATCTTCGCGCTCGAGGCGCAGGAGGGCAGGCTGTTCAAGCCGCTGGCCTGGACCAAGACCTTCGCCATGGCCGCCGCGGCGCTCCTGTCGGTGACCCTGGTGCCGGCGCTGATGGTGCTGTTCGTGCGCGGCCGCATCGTGGCGGAGGCGCGCAACCCGATCAACCGGGCGCTGATCTGGCTCTATCGCCCGGTGATCGCCGTCGTGCTGCGCGCGCGTCTGCTCACCGTGGCGCTGGCGCTGGTGATCCTCGCCAGCGCCGTGGTGCCGCTCAAGCGCATCGGCACGGAGTTCATGCCCAATCTCGACGAGGGCACGCTGCTCTACATGCCGACCACCTTGCCCGGCCTGTCGATCACCAAGGCCGCCGATCTGCTGCAGATCCAGAACCGCATCATCAAGTCGTTCCCCGAGGTCGAGTCGGTGTGGGGCAAGGCGGGACGGGCGCAGACCGCGACCGATCCGGCGCCGGTGGAGATGTTCGAGACCGTCATCAACCTCAAGCCGCGCTCGCAGTGGCGGCCGGGCCTCACGCTCGACGGGCTGATCGCCGAGATGGACGGCGCCCTGCAGTTCCCCGGCGTCAGCAACGCCTGGACCATGCCGATCAAGGCGCGCATCGACATGCTGGCGACCGGCATCCGCACGCCGGTCGGCGTCAAGATCTTCGGCCGCGAGCTGAACGAGCTGGAGAAGGTGGCGCGCGAGATCGAGGCCGCCCTGCGCGAGGTGCCGGGCACCAGCAGCGCCTACGCCGAGCGGGTCAACAGCGGCTACTTCGTCGAGATCACGCCCGACCGCGAGCGCCTGGCGCGCTACGGGCTGTCGGTCGAGGCAGTGCAGCGCACCATCGCCAGCGCCATCGGCGCCGAGCCGGTGACGACCACGGTCGAGGGCCGCGAGCGCTACGCCGTCGTGCTGCGCTACCCGCGCGACCTGCGCGCCGATCCCGAGGCGATGGCCGCGCAGGTCATGGTCTCGCTGGCCAACGGCGCGGCGGTGCCGCTGGGCGAGGTGGCCAGGGTCGAGCGCACGCAGGGGCCGACGACGATCCGCACCGAGGATGGCCAGCTCGTGGTCTATCTCTACGTCGACATCCGCGACCGCGACCTCGGCGGCTATGTGCGCGAGGCGCAGCGCGTCGTCGCCGACAAGGTGAGCCTGCCGCGCGGCGTGCATCTGCGCTGGAGCGGGCAGTTCGAGTATCTCGAGCGCGCCGCCCAGCGGCTGACGCTGGTCGTGCCGGCGACCCTGCTGGTGATCTTCCTGCTGCTCTACCTCAACTTCCGCCGCATGTCGGACACGCTGATCGTCATGCTGTCGCTGCCGTTCTCGCTGGTCGGCGGCCTGTGGCTGATGGACTACATGGGCTTCAACCTCAGCGTCGCCGCCGCCGTCGGCTTCATCGCGCTCGCCGGCGTCGCCGCCGAGACCGGCGTGGTGATGCTGATCTACCTCGACCACGCGCTGAAGGACGCGCGCGCGCAATGCGTGGCGGAAGCCCGCGCCTTCACCCGCGTCGATCTGCGCGCGGCGATCATGGAGGGCGCGGTCGAGCGCGTGCGGCCCAAGATGATGACCGTGGCGGCGATCATGGGCGGGCTGGTGCCGGTGCTGTGGAGCACCGGCGTCGGCTCCGAGGTCATGCAGCGCATCGCCGTGCCGATGATCGGCGGCATGGTGTCATCGACGGCGCTGACGCTCGTCGTGATCCCCGTCCTGTTCGCCATGATCCACGGGCGCGCATTGCGGGCGTGA
- a CDS encoding efflux RND transporter periplasmic adaptor subunit has product MRIRLVLVLVATALLAAAAVLFFIPSASQVLRAVWPSGPGWEAVSAEVPAGKAVRLEVRLTGLPALPPADSVRLTSTRLDMAPDGMAAMTAPLRALPSPAPGVVAFETDLSMAGRWALSLSAEIAGQSRPVRGTVIFRAADGAAPAEAKGGARRIVYYRNPMGAPDISKTPKKDSMGMDYIPVYEDEVSGPPGTLRIAPEKVQRAGVRTGIVGRRPLTRTVRAYGTIEHDERRQAVLTAKFDGFVEELLVPLTGADVTAGQPLARIWVESREILQKQSDYAAALRGGRPADLERAAANLRQFDIPEAVFETLRRTGEPVRSLTINASMGGTVLERPALNGMRFTAGMTLFRIADLSVVWAMARVAERDLPAIAVGQSVRVMPSGTVGEPIEGRVDFVYHDLDAATRTGLVRIELANRERRLRIGQYADIAIATGGGRAALVVPDSAVIDSGTRRVAFVVRGEGLFEARDLVLGRRGDGFVEVLVGLAEGERIVVTGNFLIDAESNLRAAIGGLTAPGAPQ; this is encoded by the coding sequence ATGCGCATTCGTCTGGTTCTTGTCCTCGTCGCGACGGCGCTTCTCGCCGCCGCCGCCGTGCTCTTCTTCATTCCTTCCGCCTCGCAGGTACTGCGCGCCGTCTGGCCCTCGGGGCCGGGCTGGGAGGCCGTCAGCGCCGAGGTGCCGGCCGGCAAGGCGGTGCGTCTCGAGGTGCGGCTGACCGGATTGCCGGCCCTGCCGCCGGCCGATTCCGTGCGCCTGACGTCGACCCGCCTCGACATGGCGCCGGACGGCATGGCGGCGATGACCGCGCCGCTGCGCGCGCTGCCGTCGCCGGCGCCGGGCGTCGTCGCCTTCGAGACCGACCTGTCGATGGCCGGGCGCTGGGCGCTGTCGCTGTCGGCCGAAATCGCCGGCCAGAGCCGGCCGGTGCGCGGCACGGTGATCTTCCGCGCCGCCGACGGCGCGGCGCCGGCCGAGGCCAAGGGCGGTGCGCGGCGCATCGTCTACTACCGCAACCCGATGGGTGCGCCGGACATCTCCAAGACGCCCAAGAAGGACTCGATGGGGATGGACTACATCCCGGTCTACGAGGACGAGGTGTCGGGCCCGCCGGGCACGCTGCGCATCGCGCCCGAGAAGGTGCAGCGCGCCGGCGTGCGCACCGGCATCGTCGGCCGCCGGCCGCTGACGCGCACGGTGCGCGCCTACGGCACCATCGAGCACGACGAGCGCCGCCAGGCGGTACTGACCGCCAAGTTCGACGGCTTCGTCGAGGAATTGCTGGTGCCGCTGACCGGCGCCGATGTCACGGCCGGCCAGCCCTTGGCGCGCATCTGGGTCGAGAGCCGCGAGATCCTGCAGAAGCAGTCCGACTACGCCGCCGCGCTGCGCGGCGGGCGGCCCGCCGACCTCGAGCGCGCCGCCGCCAATCTGCGCCAGTTCGACATCCCCGAGGCGGTGTTCGAGACCCTGCGCCGCACCGGCGAGCCGGTGCGCAGCCTGACGATCAACGCCTCGATGGGCGGCACGGTGCTGGAGCGCCCGGCGCTCAACGGCATGCGCTTCACCGCCGGCATGACGCTGTTCCGCATCGCCGACCTGTCGGTGGTGTGGGCGATGGCGCGGGTGGCCGAGCGCGACCTGCCGGCGATCGCCGTCGGCCAGAGCGTGCGCGTGATGCCCAGTGGTACCGTCGGCGAGCCGATCGAGGGCCGCGTCGATTTCGTCTACCACGACCTCGACGCCGCCACCCGCACCGGCCTGGTGCGCATCGAGCTGGCCAACCGCGAGCGCCGCCTGCGCATCGGCCAGTACGCCGATATCGCCATCGCCACCGGCGGCGGCAGGGCGGCGCTGGTCGTGCCCGATTCGGCGGTGATCGACAGCGGCACGCGCCGCGTCGCCTTCGTCGTGCGCGGCGAGGGCCTGTTCGAGGCGCGCGACCTGGTGCTGGGCCGGCGGGGCGACGGCTTCGTCGAGGTGCTGGTCGGCCTCGCCGAGGGCGAGCGCATCGTCGTGACGGGCAATTTCCTGATCGACGCCGAAAGCAACCTGCGCGCCGCCATCGGCGGGCTCACCGCACCGGGAGCCCCGCAATGA